The following coding sequences are from one Granulicella arctica window:
- a CDS encoding DNA polymerase domain-containing protein, whose amino-acid sequence MKKEEDVELLSVEEREVRVTHPGKLYFSREIKLSKLDLVRYYLSVAPGALAGIRDRPIVLKRFVNGAEAEPFYQKRAPSERPEWLRTATLSFPSGRTAEELVVDDAAGLAWIVNLGCMELHPHPVRSGDLDHPDELRIDLDPGPGVGWADVRAVALEVKSVLEEAGLRGWAKTSGSRGIHVNVRIEPRWTFTEVRRAALALARAVERRVPALATSKWWKEERHGVFLDYNQNAKDRTTSSAYSVRPLPDARVSAPLEWNEVPDCNPADFTVLTMPQRFAEKGDPHAGMDAAAGSLEQLLELAARDEREGLGDAPWPPHFKKAEGEGSRVAPSRARSAAKKSAVKTVRTKMPLIVIANSPSKEAALEGLERWKVRHPEAAALLAIDDVLVDRMRGRSSLWTRIRVNLRHVPEDSRPPQETPDPDDDPTIAQET is encoded by the coding sequence GTGAAAAAAGAAGAGGATGTCGAACTGCTATCGGTTGAGGAGCGCGAGGTGCGTGTCACGCATCCGGGCAAGCTTTATTTCTCCCGCGAAATCAAGCTGTCGAAGCTCGACCTCGTGCGCTACTACCTGTCGGTTGCGCCGGGTGCGCTAGCAGGAATCCGCGACCGGCCGATCGTGTTAAAGCGGTTTGTAAACGGTGCGGAGGCAGAGCCTTTCTACCAGAAGAGAGCACCGTCGGAGCGACCGGAATGGCTGCGCACGGCCACCCTCTCCTTCCCTTCCGGGCGAACCGCCGAGGAGTTGGTGGTGGACGATGCGGCAGGACTGGCGTGGATCGTCAACCTGGGATGTATGGAGTTGCATCCTCACCCGGTCCGGTCGGGAGATCTGGATCATCCTGATGAGCTGCGCATCGACCTTGATCCCGGCCCCGGTGTTGGTTGGGCCGATGTGCGGGCGGTCGCGCTCGAAGTGAAATCCGTTCTCGAAGAGGCTGGGCTTCGGGGCTGGGCGAAGACGAGTGGCTCGCGCGGCATTCATGTGAATGTACGGATTGAGCCGCGATGGACCTTTACGGAGGTTCGGCGTGCGGCACTCGCGCTCGCACGGGCGGTGGAGCGCCGCGTGCCTGCGCTTGCGACGTCGAAGTGGTGGAAGGAGGAGCGCCACGGCGTCTTCCTCGACTACAACCAGAACGCGAAGGATCGCACGACCTCTTCCGCGTATTCAGTGCGCCCGCTACCGGATGCACGCGTGTCCGCCCCGTTGGAGTGGAATGAAGTGCCGGACTGCAACCCTGCTGACTTCACGGTGCTCACCATGCCGCAGCGCTTTGCCGAGAAGGGCGATCCGCATGCGGGGATGGATGCGGCTGCAGGGTCTCTGGAGCAACTGCTGGAGCTTGCGGCGAGGGATGAGCGAGAGGGGCTCGGCGATGCTCCGTGGCCGCCGCACTTCAAGAAGGCTGAGGGTGAGGGGTCGCGGGTGGCTCCATCGCGAGCGAGGTCTGCGGCGAAAAAGTCAGCCGTGAAGACTGTTCGCACAAAGATGCCGTTGATTGTGATCGCGAACTCGCCAAGTAAAGAGGCAGCACTAGAAGGTTTGGAGCGATGGAAGGTTCGTCATCCGGAGGCTGCGGCGTTGCTGGCAATCGATGATGTTCTGGTCGATCGGATGCGTGGCCGGTCTTCACTGTGGACGCGCATTCGTGTGAATTTGCGCCATGTTCCTGAAGACTCGCGGCCACCTCAGGAGACTCCTGACCCCGACGATGATCCGACGATAGCTCAGGAGACCTGA
- a CDS encoding ATP-dependent DNA ligase, with amino-acid sequence MNLPINPPLLPMLAKRVAAIPAGDSWNFEPKWDGFRALIFRDDEEIVIQSRDGKSLNRYFPELLEVLEIQLPKRCVLDGEIVIASEGGLDFDALQLRIHPAASRVKLLASQTPASIVFFDLLCEDGVDLRTAPFEQRRQKLEALLASAVSPIHITPVTNVRSVAEDWFKRFEGAGLDGVMAKSLSGTYESDKRTMLKVKHERDCDCVVAGFRWHKDNEGTAIGSLLLGLYNNAGDLQHVGVCASFKMEKRRELVECLAPYRKDALANHPWRSWADQGAGEDGQRMPGGQSRWSQGKDLSWEPLRTELVVEVAYEHMQGNRFRHMAQFRRWRIDKQPKDCTYAQLEVVPPQELMAIFPEALESQVS; translated from the coding sequence GTGAACCTGCCCATCAATCCGCCCCTTCTCCCGATGCTTGCCAAACGTGTAGCCGCCATCCCCGCAGGTGATAGCTGGAACTTTGAGCCGAAGTGGGATGGCTTTCGTGCGTTGATCTTTCGCGATGATGAAGAGATCGTCATCCAAAGTCGGGACGGTAAATCACTGAACCGTTACTTTCCGGAATTGCTCGAAGTGTTGGAAATTCAACTGCCGAAGCGCTGCGTGCTCGACGGCGAAATAGTTATCGCGTCTGAAGGAGGCCTCGACTTCGACGCACTCCAGCTTCGCATTCATCCCGCTGCCTCGCGGGTCAAGCTCCTCGCCTCCCAGACCCCGGCCTCCATCGTCTTCTTCGATCTCCTCTGCGAAGACGGCGTCGACCTCCGCACCGCACCCTTCGAGCAGCGTCGCCAGAAGCTCGAAGCCCTCCTCGCCTCTGCCGTTTCGCCCATCCACATCACGCCTGTCACCAACGTCCGAAGCGTAGCGGAAGACTGGTTCAAGCGCTTCGAAGGAGCTGGTCTCGACGGTGTCATGGCCAAGTCGCTCTCAGGCACGTACGAGTCCGACAAACGCACCATGCTCAAGGTCAAACATGAGCGCGATTGTGACTGCGTCGTCGCCGGCTTTCGCTGGCACAAAGATAACGAAGGCACCGCTATCGGCTCGCTCCTGCTCGGTCTCTATAACAATGCTGGCGACCTGCAGCATGTTGGGGTCTGTGCCAGCTTCAAGATGGAGAAGCGCCGCGAACTGGTCGAGTGTCTCGCACCCTACCGCAAGGACGCGCTCGCCAATCATCCGTGGAGATCGTGGGCCGATCAGGGCGCAGGCGAAGACGGACAGCGCATGCCCGGCGGTCAAAGCCGCTGGAGCCAAGGGAAGGATCTATCGTGGGAGCCGCTACGGACGGAGCTTGTCGTCGAAGTCGCCTATGAGCACATGCAGGGGAATCGCTTCAGGCACATGGCGCAGTTTCGCCGCTGGCGCATCGACAAGCAGCCCAAAGACTGCACCTACGCCCAACTCGAAGTGGTCCCCCCGCAGGAGCTGATGGCCATCTTTCCCGAAGCCCTCGAGTCTCAGGTCTCCTGA
- a CDS encoding Fe-S-containing protein: MLQAFIITLREGVEASLIVGIIFAYLSKIGRHELKRTVFWALGAAIAASVGVAVVLARMNFNPDIFEGWVMLAAAVFVVSMIWFMQKTARSMKGEIEGKIASLVGGTSRLGLFFFVFLLVLREGVETVLILSAVSLNSTEILSFTGTLVGIAVSVVFGVLFIRGSVKINLQRFFRVTTVILYFVTFQLLVSGLHELSENGVLPSSTTEMRLIGPIVRNDLFFFVTMLALAGLMMLMEYKRRAPVRLEETATLAEKRKLAWTQRREKMWMTAVVGTSFLFIFLSTAEFIYAKSSTALSPTAAVTLVGNQVTVPTADVNDDKLHRYGVRVDDGKGGQAEVRFLLFRKPDGNIVSVADACSICGPVGFYIGSQGITCKMCASPLNASSMGQAGGCNPIPLKSTNAGGQITIAASDLRTLTTVFEK, from the coding sequence ATGCTGCAGGCCTTTATCATCACGCTCCGCGAAGGGGTGGAAGCGTCGCTGATCGTAGGAATTATCTTTGCCTACTTGAGCAAGATCGGTCGCCACGAGTTGAAGCGGACCGTCTTCTGGGCGCTCGGTGCGGCAATCGCAGCAAGCGTGGGCGTGGCAGTGGTGCTGGCGCGGATGAACTTCAATCCGGACATCTTTGAGGGCTGGGTGATGCTGGCGGCGGCGGTCTTCGTGGTGAGCATGATCTGGTTCATGCAGAAGACGGCGCGCAGTATGAAGGGCGAGATTGAAGGTAAGATCGCGAGCCTGGTGGGCGGGACCTCGCGGCTCGGCCTGTTTTTCTTCGTGTTCCTGCTGGTGCTTCGCGAGGGCGTGGAGACGGTATTGATCCTATCGGCAGTCTCCCTCAACTCGACCGAGATTCTCAGCTTTACCGGGACACTGGTGGGCATTGCAGTTTCGGTGGTTTTTGGCGTGCTGTTCATTCGCGGCAGCGTGAAGATCAATTTGCAGCGCTTCTTCCGCGTGACGACCGTTATCCTCTATTTCGTTACCTTCCAGTTGCTGGTAAGCGGCCTGCATGAACTCTCCGAGAATGGTGTGCTGCCTTCGAGCACGACCGAGATGCGGCTGATCGGGCCAATCGTGCGGAACGATCTCTTCTTCTTCGTAACCATGCTCGCTCTCGCTGGCCTGATGATGCTGATGGAGTACAAGCGGCGCGCGCCGGTCAGGCTTGAGGAAACAGCGACCCTGGCTGAGAAGCGCAAGCTTGCCTGGACACAGCGCCGCGAGAAGATGTGGATGACTGCCGTCGTGGGGACGAGCTTCCTGTTTATCTTTCTTTCGACCGCTGAGTTTATCTACGCGAAAAGTTCGACCGCTCTCTCGCCGACTGCGGCTGTGACCCTCGTCGGCAACCAGGTGACGGTGCCGACTGCGGACGTGAACGATGACAAACTCCACCGGTATGGCGTTCGCGTGGACGATGGCAAGGGCGGTCAGGCTGAGGTGCGCTTCCTGCTCTTCCGCAAGCCTGATGGCAACATCGTCTCGGTTGCCGATGCGTGCAGCATCTGTGGACCGGTCGGCTTCTATATCGGTTCGCAGGGAATTACGTGCAAGATGTGCGCGAGTCCGCTCAATGCTTCGTCGATGGGACAGGCGGGCGGGTGCAATCCGATCCCGCTGAAGTCGACAAATGCCGGTGGCCAGATCACGATTGCTGCCTCTGATCTGCGGACGCTGACGACGGTCTTCGAAAAGTAG
- a CDS encoding ABC transporter permease encodes MFFRLLLESFLRQRRRKALAGIAILLGTTTVTAMLALATTIGDRISKELAVYGANIVIYPQADQLEVKVGGVSVKPTSGGAYLKESDLPKLKTIFWGNNINGVSPELPFTLPIHDASGTIVEVPAIGLWFHHALTAAPDSIVTGAEKLHPWWKLTGRWPANPTDQSAAEAVIGEALANRLHLKTGDTIDSFFPLTDADVAMRHNPVGFRLTIVGMVSTGDATETKLLLPLAAAQILAGVPGSVRRVEISATTKPEDAFARVDPETLSAKQREIWYCRPYANSIAYQIREVMPGAAAEQVRRVEQSEGTVLSRISGLMWLISAAALLAAGFAVSAAMATAVLERRGEIGLMRSLGASKGAIALLFYAETGLLAIVAGTFGYLIGSGLAAWLGARIFAGSGVAEGHVLNPVLLPVVVAIALVVAIAGSTPSIRTALRMDPSAVLRSDA; translated from the coding sequence GTGTTCTTCCGCCTCCTGCTCGAATCATTCCTGCGCCAGCGTCGCCGCAAGGCGCTTGCGGGAATTGCGATTCTGCTTGGCACGACGACCGTGACGGCGATGCTGGCGCTGGCGACGACGATTGGCGACCGCATCTCGAAGGAGCTTGCGGTGTACGGCGCGAACATCGTGATCTACCCACAGGCAGATCAACTTGAGGTCAAGGTTGGCGGCGTGAGCGTGAAGCCGACCAGCGGAGGAGCCTACCTGAAAGAGAGCGATCTGCCGAAGCTGAAGACGATCTTCTGGGGGAACAATATCAACGGCGTGAGCCCTGAACTGCCTTTTACCCTACCCATTCACGATGCGTCCGGGACGATTGTTGAAGTACCGGCGATCGGCCTATGGTTTCACCATGCGTTGACTGCAGCACCAGACTCGATTGTGACGGGAGCGGAGAAGCTTCATCCGTGGTGGAAGCTGACAGGGCGATGGCCTGCAAATCCTACAGACCAGAGTGCGGCAGAGGCCGTGATTGGCGAGGCTCTTGCGAACCGATTACACCTGAAGACCGGCGACACTATTGACTCCTTTTTCCCCCTCACTGATGCAGATGTGGCGATGCGGCACAACCCTGTCGGCTTCCGGCTCACCATTGTGGGGATGGTGTCGACAGGCGATGCGACGGAGACGAAGTTGCTGCTGCCCCTTGCGGCGGCGCAGATTTTAGCAGGTGTGCCTGGGTCGGTGCGGCGCGTTGAAATCTCAGCGACGACCAAGCCGGAGGATGCCTTTGCGCGGGTCGATCCGGAGACGCTGTCGGCGAAGCAGCGCGAAATCTGGTACTGCCGCCCGTATGCAAACTCGATTGCCTACCAGATTCGTGAGGTGATGCCGGGTGCGGCAGCGGAGCAGGTGCGACGCGTCGAGCAGTCGGAGGGGACGGTGTTGAGCCGCATCTCCGGGCTGATGTGGCTGATCAGCGCGGCGGCGCTGCTGGCGGCGGGATTTGCCGTCTCCGCTGCCATGGCTACCGCCGTTCTGGAACGGCGCGGCGAGATTGGGCTGATGCGGTCGCTTGGCGCGAGCAAGGGGGCCATTGCCCTGCTCTTCTATGCGGAGACGGGCCTGCTGGCGATCGTTGCGGGAACGTTTGGCTACCTGATCGGGTCGGGGCTGGCAGCGTGGCTCGGTGCCCGGATCTTTGCGGGTAGCGGCGTGGCTGAGGGGCACGTCCTGAACCCGGTGCTGCTGCCGGTGGTAGTGGCGATAGCGTTGGTGGTGGCGATTGCGGGAAGTACACCATCCATCCGGACGGCGTTGAGGATGGACCCTTCCGCCGTACTGCGGTCAGACGCATGA
- a CDS encoding ABC transporter permease, whose amino-acid sequence MSAAIKLNVGRMLRQSLVHRRARSLSALVALTVSAGVATALLTLYGDLDAKLHKEFRSFGANVVVTANAGSSLPADVLASIQRAAGSDALAAGFGYAVATTDRGTPVVVAGTDFAAVKRLDDWWQVSAWPAAQDEHAALVGQRAANFVADESGLKLNFAGKPLALHNAGRLKTGGDEDSRIYIPLATFTAWTGAGISVVEVQVPGGGTKVEAAIARLRQALPGVQVQPVRQLVEGESRIVDRTHSLMYAAVLLIALTVAVSVLATLSASVLERRRDFALMKALGARQVQLMLLFLLEALVLALAGVVVGFVVGSAAALAISEINFHTATLPRLSVVPLVLLLNVVIAAMAAMFPARVLRGLQPAALLKGE is encoded by the coding sequence ATGAGTGCCGCAATCAAGCTGAATGTCGGACGGATGCTGCGGCAGTCCCTTGTGCATCGGCGGGCAAGGTCGCTCTCGGCGTTGGTGGCGCTGACGGTTTCGGCGGGGGTGGCGACGGCGCTGCTGACGCTCTATGGGGATTTGGACGCGAAGCTGCACAAGGAGTTTCGCAGCTTTGGCGCGAACGTTGTGGTCACTGCGAATGCTGGTTCGAGCCTTCCTGCCGATGTCTTAGCCTCGATTCAGCGAGCTGCAGGTAGTGATGCGCTTGCAGCGGGCTTTGGCTATGCGGTGGCGACGACGGATCGGGGTACGCCAGTCGTTGTGGCCGGCACGGACTTTGCGGCGGTCAAGCGGCTGGACGATTGGTGGCAGGTCTCGGCGTGGCCTGCAGCTCAGGATGAGCATGCCGCGCTGGTTGGTCAGCGGGCGGCCAACTTCGTTGCAGATGAGAGTGGGCTGAAGCTCAACTTCGCGGGTAAGCCGCTGGCGCTCCACAACGCTGGGCGGTTGAAGACCGGCGGCGATGAAGATAGCCGTATCTATATACCGTTGGCGACCTTCACAGCATGGACGGGTGCGGGCATCAGCGTCGTTGAGGTGCAGGTTCCAGGAGGCGGCACGAAGGTTGAGGCGGCGATTGCGCGGCTCAGGCAGGCGTTGCCGGGGGTGCAGGTTCAGCCGGTGCGGCAACTTGTGGAGGGCGAGTCGCGGATCGTCGATCGGACGCACTCTCTGATGTATGCGGCGGTACTGCTGATTGCGCTGACCGTAGCGGTCTCAGTGCTGGCGACCCTGTCGGCAAGTGTGCTCGAGCGGCGGCGTGACTTCGCGCTCATGAAGGCGCTTGGAGCGCGGCAGGTTCAGTTGATGCTTCTCTTTCTGCTGGAGGCGCTGGTGCTTGCACTGGCGGGGGTGGTAGTCGGATTTGTTGTGGGCTCGGCTGCGGCGCTTGCGATCAGCGAGATCAACTTCCATACAGCGACCTTGCCTCGGCTTTCGGTGGTGCCGCTGGTGTTGCTGCTGAACGTGGTGATTGCGGCGATGGCGGCGATGTTCCCTGCCCGGGTGCTGCGGGGGTTGCAACCGGCTGCGCTGTTGAAGGGGGAATGA
- a CDS encoding ABC transporter ATP-binding protein, protein MAMAEIRTDWPNNTTRAECAVIDLEHVTREYSGRGGVVRALDEATFSIVAGEWVAITGPSGSGKSTLVNMLGCLDRPTAGKLKIDNVDVASMSATELDRFRADKIGFIFQQFHLIPYLSAVENVMLAQYFHSMTDEGEARTALEKVGLGKRVSHLPSELSGGEQQRVCIARALINNPPILLADEPTGNLDAANQKIVADLLRDLHRNGHTIVMVTHDPEMAALAQRRIALNHGKVFCHPVTGPVVTLRR, encoded by the coding sequence ATGGCGATGGCAGAGATCAGGACGGATTGGCCCAACAACACGACGCGTGCCGAGTGTGCGGTGATTGACTTGGAGCATGTGACCCGCGAGTACTCCGGTCGCGGTGGGGTGGTGCGGGCGCTCGATGAGGCGACCTTCTCGATCGTGGCGGGTGAGTGGGTCGCGATTACGGGGCCTTCGGGGTCGGGTAAGAGCACGCTCGTGAACATGCTGGGGTGTCTGGACCGGCCTACCGCTGGCAAGCTCAAGATCGACAACGTCGATGTTGCTTCGATGTCAGCTACGGAGCTGGACCGTTTTCGGGCGGATAAGATCGGGTTCATCTTCCAGCAGTTCCACCTGATTCCCTACCTCTCGGCGGTTGAGAATGTGATGCTGGCGCAATACTTCCACTCGATGACGGATGAGGGTGAGGCTCGGACGGCGCTGGAGAAGGTAGGACTTGGCAAGCGGGTCTCGCACCTGCCCAGCGAGTTATCGGGTGGGGAGCAACAACGGGTCTGCATCGCGCGAGCGCTGATCAATAATCCGCCGATCCTGCTGGCGGATGAGCCTACCGGGAACCTCGATGCGGCCAACCAGAAGATCGTGGCTGACCTGTTGCGGGACCTGCATCGGAACGGGCATACGATCGTGATGGTGACCCATGATCCGGAGATGGCGGCGCTGGCTCAGCGACGGATTGCCCTGAACCATGGGAAGGTCTTTTGCCATCCGGTGACAGGGCCGGTGGTTACACTCCGGCGGTAA